The following proteins are co-located in the Pseudomonas cavernae genome:
- a CDS encoding YchJ family protein, giving the protein MEPTCPCGSSSHLDECCGRYHVGTPAPSAEHLMRSRYSAYVLGLSDYLLATTLPAQQSSLDRTAISAWSAQSTWLGLEVESSEVLGGQPEHAFVTFTARWHDAQGEHAHHERSAFVQHNGRWYYIDSTVPLKAGRNDPCPCNSGLKFKKCCAGFV; this is encoded by the coding sequence ATGGAGCCTACCTGCCCCTGCGGTAGCAGCAGTCACCTGGATGAATGCTGCGGCCGTTATCACGTGGGAACACCGGCACCGAGCGCCGAACATCTGATGCGTTCGCGCTACAGCGCCTATGTATTAGGCCTGAGCGATTACCTGCTGGCGACCACGCTGCCCGCCCAGCAGTCCAGCCTCGACCGCACCGCGATCAGCGCCTGGAGCGCCCAGAGCACCTGGTTGGGGCTGGAGGTGGAAAGTTCGGAGGTCCTCGGCGGCCAGCCCGAGCACGCCTTCGTCACCTTCACCGCGCGCTGGCACGATGCCCAGGGCGAGCATGCCCATCACGAGCGCTCCGCCTTCGTGCAGCACAACGGCCGCTGGTACTACATCGACTCGACTGTGCCGCTCAAGGCCGGCCGCAACGATCCCTGCCCCTGCAACAGCGGCCTGAAGTTCAAGAAATGCTGCGCTGGTTTCGTGTGA
- a CDS encoding OmpA family protein: MSITRTALPLILVSTLLTGCAGLQKTDWPTCAAVGGVVGAGLGAIESSSWAGWGVLVGAGTAAAYCWVHGDGDEDGDGVPDSRDKCPGTPPNTPVDANGCPPVVEEVVEEVVVVQEETIVVRDLLFAFDSAKLTEADKAKLDTVATRLKNEAPTAKLTVTGHTDSVGSDAYNQKLSERRAQSVTDYLVSSGVSQANIIGVQGAGESQPVADNSTADGRAMNRRVEILIQR, encoded by the coding sequence ATGAGTATTACAAGGACAGCATTACCCCTGATTTTAGTCAGCACCCTCTTGACCGGTTGTGCAGGCCTGCAGAAAACCGACTGGCCGACATGCGCGGCGGTGGGTGGCGTGGTGGGTGCCGGCCTAGGGGCAATCGAGAGCAGTTCCTGGGCCGGCTGGGGTGTCTTGGTCGGCGCCGGTACCGCGGCCGCCTATTGCTGGGTGCATGGCGATGGTGACGAGGATGGCGATGGTGTGCCGGACAGCCGCGACAAGTGCCCGGGCACGCCGCCCAATACGCCGGTCGATGCCAATGGCTGCCCGCCGGTAGTCGAGGAAGTGGTCGAGGAAGTGGTGGTGGTCCAGGAAGAGACCATTGTCGTGCGTGATCTGCTGTTCGCTTTTGACTCCGCCAAGCTCACCGAGGCGGATAAGGCCAAGCTGGACACCGTGGCTACGCGCCTGAAAAACGAGGCGCCGACTGCCAAGCTGACCGTTACCGGTCATACCGACAGCGTCGGCTCGGATGCTTACAACCAGAAACTGTCGGAGCGGCGTGCACAATCGGTGACCGACTACCTGGTGAGCTCGGGTGTTTCGCAAGCCAATATCATCGGCGTGCAGGGCGCGGGTGAAAGCCAGCCGGTTGCTGACAATAGCACCGCAGACGGCCGGGCCATGAACCGGCGTGTCGAGATCCTGATCCAGCGTTAA
- a CDS encoding DUF6231 family protein, with the protein MTESLSPRTPQQALAALLDRYAPSRLLLVGASELPALQAFRAAHPDCLLAQAPAGPLPAELAAQRFDLALIADCLEHLPKRMGLELLGGIRNLNASRLAVLVDLKACAWQETDFFALALQASERFQRGEQTLTLFTYDLREYKQVPDWLNAKFWANPENFGKYWW; encoded by the coding sequence ATGACCGAGAGCCTTTCCCCCCGCACCCCCCAACAGGCCCTGGCCGCCTTGCTGGATCGCTATGCACCGAGCCGTCTACTGCTGGTAGGCGCCAGCGAGCTGCCGGCTCTGCAGGCCTTCCGTGCCGCGCACCCCGATTGCCTGCTCGCTCAGGCCCCGGCCGGACCCTTGCCCGCCGAACTGGCAGCCCAGCGCTTCGACCTGGCGCTGATCGCCGACTGCCTCGAGCACCTGCCCAAGCGTATGGGGCTGGAACTGCTCGGCGGCATCCGCAACCTGAACGCCAGTCGCCTCGCGGTACTGGTCGATCTCAAGGCCTGCGCCTGGCAGGAAACCGACTTCTTCGCCCTCGCCCTACAGGCCAGCGAACGCTTCCAGCGTGGCGAGCAGACCCTGACCCTGTTCACCTACGACTTGCGTGAATACAAGCAGGTGCCCGACTGGCTCAATGCCAAGTTCTGGGCCAATCCGGAAAACTTCGGGAAATATTGGTGGTAA
- a CDS encoding LEA type 2 family protein — protein MFYQAKMIKIISLLMFFGLVSGLAGCSTWIPGDFKDPDVRLIKVDVVRAKLMEQKFVLRFRIDNPNACSLSVRGLDYSLYLNDMKLADGESNVSFTVPANGHYVFKVPLRTNLWRHMKPIVKLLESPDQPIRYRLQGEVKTGFLFGRSVHLSRNGEIIPGDFIPE, from the coding sequence ATGTTTTACCAGGCGAAAATGATAAAAATTATCAGCCTATTGATGTTTTTTGGCCTCGTGTCAGGCCTTGCAGGATGCTCCACCTGGATTCCAGGTGATTTCAAGGACCCGGATGTCCGCCTCATCAAAGTTGATGTGGTCAGAGCCAAACTAATGGAGCAGAAGTTTGTCCTGCGCTTTCGCATCGACAATCCGAACGCCTGCAGCCTTTCCGTGCGTGGTCTGGACTACAGCCTGTACCTAAACGACATGAAGCTCGCCGACGGCGAATCCAACGTCAGCTTCACCGTGCCGGCGAACGGGCACTATGTCTTCAAGGTGCCGCTGCGCACCAATCTCTGGCGCCACATGAAACCCATCGTCAAGCTGCTCGAAAGCCCCGACCAACCGATCCGCTATCGCCTGCAGGGCGAGGTGAAAACCGGTTTCCTGTTCGGTCGCAGCGTGCACCTGAGCCGAAATGGCGAGATAATTCCCGGCGATTTCATCCCGGAGTAG
- a CDS encoding SEC-C metal-binding domain-containing protein, producing the protein MSQQPHVHGPDCDHDHDHDHHHEHGHVHGPHCNHGPQEPVRNALKDVGRNDPCPCGSQKKFKKCHGA; encoded by the coding sequence ATGAGCCAGCAACCCCACGTCCACGGTCCTGATTGCGATCACGACCATGATCACGACCACCACCATGAGCACGGCCACGTGCACGGCCCGCATTGCAACCATGGCCCGCAGGAGCCGGTGCGCAACGCCCTGAAAGACGTTGGCCGCAACGATCCGTGTCCCTGTGGCAGCCAGAAAAAATTCAAGAAGTGCCACGGCGCCTGA